CGTAACAAAGCGTATGTATTTCATCATTAATGAACTACGCCAAAAAAATGTCTTACAATTTGAGCAATATTTAGCACTCGATACACACATAGTGAACTTAATTGATATGGTTGGAGGATGTGAAAGAATTGCGAACACTACTATCCCTCCTGCATTTTCTTATTTCGTTAAGCAAGCGTTATTATTTTATATCGTTATGTTCCCTTTTGGCTGGGCTGATACTTTCGGTTATTTAGTGATCGTGGTTATGGTAATGATTGTTTATATTTGGTTAGGTTTGGAGATTTTAGCAGAAGAATTAGAGGAGCCTTTTGGCGAAGGTGAAAATAATTTACCTTTGAACCTTCTTACAAAAAATATTGTACGAAATATTGAACAGATTTCAAAACCTCTCTAGATGCCCCGGACAAGCCGAGGCAGGTAGGCGACAGATGTCTTGTTGACTTGAGGGTTAGATTTTTAATGAGGCAGTCACGTAGGGTCCATCCACAGAGAAACTATCGGTTGTCTTGACTAAACTTTGCAAAAACATCGCGCCACTCACTATTCCTAAAGACCCGGGAACATAGGTTGATGGAACGTAGTTTTGTATCGCATTCACATAAATTGAAGCCATATAGCCTCCTTCGATTGCAAATAATTTATCATTTGCAAATTGTCGTGAGTATTTAAGGCCTAATTTTGCATCTAGGGCTGGAACAACTTGCACAAAGCTTTTATGCGAGATGGACTGATAATTTACAGGAATTCCTGCAGCGGCCAAAACACTTCCTGAACCAGTAGAGTTCGTAGAGGGTTGTTGGCTCCCAATGAATAAATTGCCAGCTAATAACCCCACCACATTGATATTATGCCATCCATCATATTCTCCCTCCATTCCCAAACGCATACCTGCAGCGTTATAAGTAGATTTGGTGCTTATACCAAAACGAAAAGGACCAAGAATAGGATCTGTACCTCCAAAGTTGGCAATTATTTCTTGTTCTAGCCAAAGACCACTTACCCCAGCAAAAAAACGACTTTTAAGGTTTGGACCAAAATTTAAATGCTTACCTACCTCAGCATTAAGCACATCGTATTTATTTTTTAATTGGCCGGCGGCTGAACTGACAGGTCCTGCATCTGGACCAACATTCCAGAATGGTCCTGTCATTTGTTGCTCAGGTGGGGGATTTCTATTCACGGGGAATGTTGAATCATCAGAAGTATGTAAATGCGTCCAGTAGAGATTAAAATCAGTCCCTGAATTTGCAAAAACATAGCGATAATTTAGTGTAAATCCTGGGCTAAAATCAGCATCAATTCCTTTAGGCTCCCAATCTGGGGAAAGAATAGGCGTTGTTACATCTGGGGTGAAGGGGCTAACTAAAACCGCATAATCATTACTTCCGCCTGGACGTAGAAAAACAGCCCCAGCAGTAAATTCACTTGATGCGGGCAAATTGGGAACATACACAGCAAAGTTATTGTTAACATCCCCCATTGCACCAGCATGGCTAATGGAAGTTATTAATAAATTGCAAATTGCAAAGGAAACTACTTTTTTCTTCAGCATATACACTCCATATAAACGCTAAATCTAAATTCCAAATCAATGATTTGAGACACAACACTCTAACATGAAAACGTTACAAATCAATTGTGATTATTGGCTATTCGTATGGGGTTTAAAGAAAAATGCCGCTATCAATACTTAGCTCCTAGGGCTGTTAAAGCTTTGTACTGTTTGTATCCTGTAATTTTTCTATGAACTGATCCAGCGGTGTTAACGATAATACCAAGGATAGCAATGCAGCTCCTAACCTGTCACTAATGCTTCTGGTAGCATTGCATGATTAAAATAATCAGAAATGGGCAGTGCCGACAGGGGCAACAAAAGCTATACCCCAACGAGAGGTTTGAAATTTAACCAAATGTCCAAAGGATGCAAGCAGACTAATTATACCCACCCCAAAGCCGGTCACCAAGGCAATTTCCCAGTGATATAAAGTTAAGGAACCTAAATTACCCTGGGGGCTAAGGAGAATTTTCTTTATGATCATGATACTGTAAGAATTCTGTGACTGCATCGCAGAGTGAATTTTCAGCAGCTTCTACAGTATGTTTCCTTCTTTCTTAAGAATGGTAACCTATGAAAAACCAGATTATTTGTGATTTTATTCATTTTGATGAGCATGTGGCGGCTTACGCGGCCAGGCTGCGACTTTGATAAGTCGTAATTCTAAAAAGGACAAACAAATAATTAATGAATACCCGATTGAGTTTATAAAGCGATATAGAAAATCTCTAAATGGTTTTTTTATTTTTTCCAGATTGCAGTTTATTGTTTCGTATATACAATTCCCCCATTGTTCGTCACCTTGAATTAAAATAGTGTTTGACTCATGCAAAGGAAAAAATTTGAAAATATTATTTTTAATTTGCAAAGATATTAATTTTCTATCTTTCCCGTCTGCCGTAATATAGATTTGATCAACATCATGAGGTATTTCATCAAAGCTAACATCTTTACCAGTATACTCAATATTTTTCTTCTTAGAAAAAAGTAAGGTTTTATCTTTTCTTCTATAAAGGTGTAGCCTTGTTTCAGGATTGTCTGACCATTCTTGAATTTGATTTTCTGAAAGATTGAACTCTAAAGCGAGTTGGTTTAATGCCTCAATATATTCACTTTCTGCTAATTCTTTTGAGATTCCATAAATTTCACTGACGATTATTGAAAATACTTGATATGTCAGTAAAGAGGAGGGGCACTTAGAATTCTTTCACATTTTTCCATTCACACGACTCGCTATAAAGATAAAACCTGTCTTAATCCATCGTCTAGCTTATCTAAATCTGATGCTGATAGATTACCAGCAGATTTCATTAGTCTAGATTTGTCAATAGTTCTGATTTGATCGCACACAGCTACTACCTGTTTCCCTAAACACGTAACTGCCACTGTTATAGGTGGTATAGCTTTCGCCGAGGTAGAAAGAGGGACGACCACAACAGTGCGTCGTGCTTTATTAATAGGGGTGGCACTGACTAATACACATGGCCTTTCTTTATTGATTTCTGAACCAGTTGTTGGATTTAAATTTACCCAATAAACGTCACCACGAATCATTATTTAGACCATCTCCTATGGTTATATCCCAATCTTTCATTTCCTTCTCTAAAACAGAATCTTTCTCAACTGCTAGGGCACATTCAAAGAGAGCTTTTTCGCGTTTCTCTATTTCTTTTTCAATTAATTTAGCAATAGTTTTACTGCGTTGCCGCGCAGGAATAGTGGACCTCATTCTAGATGCCAATTGATCTGACATTGATATTAGAATCTTTTCCATTCTACACCTCCAAATAATATATATTATATACAATATATAAAAAATTATACAATAATATTTTTCTTATTCCATGAAATAGTTCAATTAATATAGGGACTCCGACATTGAATGTTTATACATTTCATACTTGATTAAAATCCTCGGTTTCAATAAATACTTAATACAGTCATCTAAAGTTGCGGATGTAAGATGGGGTGATGATGGTATCAATCTTAGGTCTGATAAATTCTAAACCAGATTTGATAAGTGAAGACAGGTAATGGCTTAAAAGTGAAATTAATAGGGTTAATCCCATATACTGAAAGGTTCAATATGAAGCTTATAGACATGGGAATAAACGTTTTTAAAGACCCTGAATTTTATTAAATTTCCAATGTTAATATCGACCAAATTTTTATCTTATGCGCAATACACATAATATCTTTTTTCCGGACGACTCATAGGATGACATTCACATAATGGTAGTGCTTGCTGTGAATTTCCATCTTCTACCCAGCCCCATCCCGATGGCGCATCTTGTTTATGCAAACAGTAAAAGTGAGCTGAATTTCCGCGGACTTTGATAGTCATTCGTTTGCAAGCATTATTGCAAGAGGATGACTCTGTGTCTGATGCGTGAAGAGTAAAGTTAATAAAAAAAACAAAAATTAGTATAATTATCTTGATCATAGCAATATTGATACGAAGTAGGCTATATAGGATAAATAATGATCAATTAATAATCAAATTATCCTACTCCTTTAAACTCAGACTTTGTAGATAAAACAAAAATTTTCATATAACAATTAGTTATGCACGCAAAGCCGTAAGAATAAGATTTATCAGGCATTTCGTGAATTAGGCCGGGTAATTCAGACGGTATTTTTGCTCAATTATATCGATGATATTGAACTGAGGCGGGTTATTCATGCAGCCACTTGTGAAAGTGAAGAGTTTAATAACTTCATTGATTGGGTAGCGTTCGGACATGAGGGGACTATTGAAGATTACCTACAAGGGATCCAAAAGAAAATTATTAATTTTGGTCGCTTGGCTGCTAATGCCGTTATTCTACATGTCGTGGCCAATATGACTAATGTTATCAATGAGATGAAAACTAAAGGCTATGAAATTCGCCCCGCTCAATGGTTTATCGCCGTATCACACAGGTCATCTTAATCGATTTGGATTATTTCCTCTAACAGGAGATAGGGAAAAACTGAGTTGAATTTAAATTGAGTTAAAAATAACAAGAAACGGTCCTTTTCGTTGGGATCCCGGCCGAACCTCAAATTGTCATATAGGGAAGGTTAAAATTCACTCATTAAGTCTTATATGGACTCGACCATATTGTCAAAGAATAAACTTCATTTTGTTTAAAAGGTTAAGATTTCAGTCTTATATCCGACATCTGGAAAGACAGTGAATGCATATTAGAATCAATTTATTGCCTCCGGTACCCTAATGAACTTTGCACGCTTGCTCCTTATCTGATTACCGGCCTTGGTGGGCCCCAGACTTAATCAGGTTTTTCAAGCGTTGGTCTTACCTGTTTAACATTATGATGAATGCTCTTCGCAATTCAGTTTTGTGTATACTTATTAATTGCTTTTTTATGACATTAGGCTGATTTTTTATAGGGCTCACCTGATAACAATATTGCCATAGCAATACGTGCATTCTTATTGGCAACAGCTACAGCCGCTTTATTGAAACCACCTTGTTCTTAATTCGATTGAACCAACAGCTTCTATTATCATTTTTTTTACTACAAGTACGAGCAACAGCTCGACCACCATGAATAAGTAACTGACGCACATAAGTATCGCCGCGCTTACTAATACCTAACAAAAGCTTCTATAGCCTTGTTTAACGAAAACGCCATATTCTTTCATTAACCCTCTTATTTGATTACTCACAGCTGTACGCATTTCTAAATAGTTAGTGCGTATACGAAGCAAGCTTTGGATATCTTGTTGAACTATCGTTTTAGGTGTCACATAGGGTGTACCTGGCCAGAAAGACGCTTCCATTATCCCTTTAGAATCTCGAAAGTCATTTTTATTCCGCTGAATATAGGGCTTAACGTATTGTGGGGAAATTAGTTTGACGACATGACCAAACTCGATAAATTTTCTTGCCCAATAATTAGCACTACCGCATGCTTCCATCACAATCTCACAGCTTGCGCCGAGCTTGATAACACATCGAGTAAACTTCTCCCGACTAGTAAGACGCTTATCTAATACCTTTTGGCCTTGTTCATCAACACCATATAATTGAAAGACATCTTTTGCCAAATCAACAGCTAATCGTTTAATATTCACCTTGGACTCCTCCATTTTTCAGCACTTTCTTGGGCGCCGTACTAGAGTGGGCGAGTCCATTTCATTTGATTAATTCTAAAACTTGGCTCTAATATAAAAAATCGATTTTTCCTTATACTAAATTTAAATATTGAAAGTGGGAGCTATACTGAAAGGCGAAAACTGTAAAACTGAAAGAAATCCTAAAGTTTTAAGAAATTTATATTAGGAGTGTTTCTTCAACAGATTGCTTCGCTTACGAACGCTGCTCCACCTTTTATTACAGATGATCCCATGCCTGTTGAATAGAAGCACTGGCAATTCTATTTATTCTCTACAATGGATAAATCTGAAATTTATCGCCAAGCAAATATTCCTTCATTAACAATTAATTACGGTGCGATTTCTAATCTTGAAGTGAGCTTAACAACCGGTTTACTTTATCAAAAACAATTTATTCATGCAGAGGATACAGAAGAACCTTCTTTGCTAAGAGGATACGGTTTTACTGATATAAATTTAACTCTTAAATAAGCCCTGGTTAAAGAAACAAATAAATTTCCCCAGATTGCTTTTGCGCCAATTGTGAGTTTTCCAACAGGGAATCCTAAAAAAGGATTGGGTAATGGTAGAAGTATTAATACTTATCCAATCTGGATTCAAAAGTCTTTTGGTGATTGGACCACGTATGGTGGTGGTGGCTATGTTCAAAATCTAGCTCCAAATACAAAGAATTTTTACTTTGAGGGTTGGGTGCTGAAATTTTTAATCAAACAGGTAATCTTGTTACTGGTAAACAAACCACATTAACTACCCTGGGTGGAAGTTATAATTTTAAATCTAATTTAAGTTTCCTATTCAGTTTAGGCCATCAAATAGCAGGCGAAAGACATCTTATGAGTTATCTTGTTTATATTATGAAATTTAAAAATCTCTGGAATATTGCAACTCTCAATAAATTAGTTAACTATTATATTTAATGCCAACATCCAATGAGAAGGGTTAATTTCATCTGAAGCAGAGATAAATCCATGTTTACCTAATGAACAAAATTCTAATCTCGGTCATCAATTACATTAATGCTTCTTCATAAATAGAAGTAACTTAAGGATTCAAGTTAGAATTAACGATTGGGAAAACACGGTATCTACTTTAAAAGAGTTAGAAGATTTAGTTTGGGGATTTTAATTTATTTATGGATGCGTCAACGTTTTAACCAGTTGTTGATGAATCTTGTCAGGTACGAACAAGATTCATCTAACATTCAATTTGATCTAATAATTCAATCTGCTCATTTAAATTAATAACCTGATTCTGCCAATAAACTGGTGTATTAAACCATGGAAAGCTCAAAGTAAATGCTGGATCAGCCCAGCGTTTTGCGAGCCATCCTTGATAATGCAGCATGCGTAGCGTGCGTAAAACTTCAATTAAATGGCGTTCGCGTGGGTTAAAATCATGAAATTCACAGTAACCCTGTAGAATCTTCGTCAATTGTATATCCATTTGCTTGGGTTCACCTGAAAGCAACATCCAAAGATCCTGTATCGCAGGGCCCATAAGACAAT
The nucleotide sequence above comes from Legionella hackeliae. Encoded proteins:
- a CDS encoding type II toxin-antitoxin system PemK/MazF family toxin, with the protein product MIRGDVYWVNLNPTTGSEINKERPCVLVSATPINKARRTVVVVPLSTSAKAIPPITVAVTCLGKQVVAVCDQIRTIDKSRLMKSAGNLSASDLDKLDDGLRQVLSL
- a CDS encoding Lpg1974 family pore-forming outer membrane protein, translated to MLKKKVVSFAICNLLITSISHAGAMGDVNNNFAVYVPNLPASSEFTAGAVFLRPGGSNDYAVLVSPFTPDVTTPILSPDWEPKGIDADFSPGFTLNYRYVFANSGTDFNLYWTHLHTSDDSTFPVNRNPPPEQQMTGPFWNVGPDAGPVSSAAGQLKNKYDVLNAEVGKHLNFGPNLKSRFFAGVSGLWLEQEIIANFGGTDPILGPFRFGISTKSTYNAAGMRLGMEGEYDGWHNINVVGLLAGNLFIGSQQPSTNSTGSGSVLAAAGIPVNYQSISHKSFVQVVPALDAKLGLKYSRQFANDKLFAIEGGYMASIYVNAIQNYVPSTYVPGSLGIVSGAMFLQSLVKTTDSFSVDGPYVTASLKI